The following coding sequences lie in one Bacteroides helcogenes P 36-108 genomic window:
- the nrdG gene encoding anaerobic ribonucleoside-triphosphate reductase activating protein — MLSILDILEDTTVDGPGFRTAIYAAGCPNACPGCHNPESWDINRGRWMKTDEILEKVLADDFADVTFSGGDPMFQPEGFTELAQAIKQRSRKNIWCYTGYTFEKLLCNPRQAKLLEYIDVLVDGKFNENLRDESLYFRGSSNQRLIDVQASLKANRTIAYDYNPKM; from the coding sequence ATGCTTTCTATTCTCGACATATTGGAAGATACCACAGTGGACGGTCCGGGATTCCGGACCGCCATTTATGCCGCCGGATGCCCCAACGCATGCCCCGGCTGCCACAATCCCGAATCCTGGGACATCAACCGGGGAAGATGGATGAAAACGGACGAAATTCTGGAAAAGGTTCTTGCCGACGATTTTGCCGACGTCACATTCAGCGGGGGTGACCCGATGTTTCAGCCGGAAGGTTTCACCGAACTGGCACAAGCCATCAAGCAGCGAAGCCGGAAAAACATCTGGTGCTATACCGGATATACTTTTGAAAAGCTCCTGTGCAATCCACGCCAGGCCAAGCTCCTGGAATACATAGATGTACTGGTGGACGGAAAATTCAACGAAAACCTGCGTGATGAAAGCCTATACTTCCGGGGAAGCAGCAACCAACGGCTGATTGACGTACAAGCATCATTAAAGGCCAACCGGACAATAGCGTACGACTACAATCCTAAAATGTGA
- a CDS encoding anaerobic ribonucleoside triphosphate reductase, with protein sequence MIQTVIKRDGRIVGFNEEKIVTAIRKAMLHTDKGEDLQLIHQITDHISFKGNSQMTVEAIQDMVEVELMKSSRKDVAQKYIAYRNQRSIARKAKTRDMFLEIINIKSNDITRENANMNADTPAGMMMKFASETTKPFVDDYLLSDEVLEAVSQNYLHIHDKDYYPTKSLTCVQHPLDHILKNGFSAGHGESRPAKRIETASILGCISLETAQNEMHGGQAIPAFDFYLAPYVRNSYIEEIKNLEELNGKDYSHLYHKELTDYLPQALEDLSGEDRIVQHAINKTAARVHQSMEAFIHNMNTIHSRGGNQVVFSSINYGTDTSAEGRCIIRELLKSTYQGVGNGETAIFPIQIWKKKRGASYLPEDRNYDLYQLACKVTARRFFPNFLNLDATFNQSKEWKADDPKRYEHEVATMGCRTRVFENRFGPQTSIGRGNISFSTINIVRLGIECMGIDDKAQRTARFFAKLDAMLEITARQLHERMEFQKTAFAKQFPLLMSALWLGCEKLKPNDTIASVINQGTLGIGFIGLAECLVALLGKHHGESEEAQELGVKIVTYMRDRANQFSEQYQHNYSILATPAEGLSGKFTRIDRKKFGMLPGITDREYYTNSNHVPVYYKCSARHKAEVEAPYHDLTRGGHIFYVEIDGDATHNPEVIMRVVDMMDQYNIGYGSVNHNRNRCLECGYENSTPNLEVCPKCGSRHIDKLQRITGYLVGTTDRWNSAKLAELNDRVIHN encoded by the coding sequence ATGATACAAACGGTAATTAAACGTGACGGCCGCATTGTCGGCTTCAATGAAGAGAAAATAGTCACAGCCATCCGGAAAGCCATGCTGCACACGGACAAAGGTGAAGACTTGCAGTTGATTCATCAGATTACAGACCACATTTCCTTCAAGGGAAATTCACAAATGACGGTGGAGGCCATTCAGGACATGGTGGAAGTGGAACTGATGAAAAGCAGCCGCAAAGACGTGGCGCAAAAGTACATAGCCTACCGCAACCAGCGCAGCATTGCGCGCAAGGCAAAAACCCGTGACATGTTTCTGGAAATCATCAACATCAAATCCAATGACATCACCAGAGAAAATGCCAACATGAATGCCGACACTCCCGCCGGCATGATGATGAAGTTTGCCAGCGAAACGACCAAGCCGTTTGTTGACGATTACCTGCTGAGCGACGAAGTGCTGGAAGCCGTCAGCCAGAATTATCTGCACATCCATGACAAGGATTACTATCCCACCAAAAGCCTGACGTGCGTGCAGCATCCATTGGACCATATCCTGAAAAACGGCTTTTCGGCCGGGCACGGTGAGTCACGCCCCGCCAAGCGCATAGAAACCGCCAGCATCCTGGGATGCATCTCCCTGGAGACGGCGCAAAACGAAATGCACGGCGGACAAGCCATCCCCGCATTCGACTTCTACCTTGCCCCATACGTGCGCAACAGCTATATCGAGGAAATCAAAAACCTGGAAGAACTGAACGGGAAAGATTACTCGCATCTGTATCACAAGGAACTGACGGACTATCTGCCACAAGCGCTGGAGGACTTGTCCGGCGAGGATCGCATCGTGCAGCATGCCATCAACAAAACCGCAGCCAGAGTGCATCAGTCGATGGAAGCGTTCATACACAACATGAACACCATCCACTCGCGTGGAGGCAACCAGGTAGTGTTCAGCTCCATCAATTACGGAACGGACACTTCGGCAGAAGGACGCTGCATCATCCGCGAATTGCTGAAAAGCACCTATCAGGGTGTGGGCAATGGTGAAACGGCCATTTTCCCCATCCAGATATGGAAAAAGAAACGGGGAGCCAGCTATCTGCCCGAAGATCGCAACTACGACCTTTACCAATTGGCATGCAAGGTCACCGCACGCCGGTTCTTCCCCAACTTTCTAAACCTCGACGCTACATTCAACCAAAGCAAGGAATGGAAGGCCGACGACCCGAAACGCTACGAACACGAAGTGGCGACCATGGGATGCCGCACACGTGTCTTTGAGAACCGCTTCGGGCCTCAAACTTCCATCGGACGCGGAAACATTTCTTTCTCAACCATCAATATCGTCCGGCTGGGCATCGAGTGCATGGGCATAGACGACAAGGCGCAACGCACGGCACGCTTCTTTGCCAAGCTGGATGCCATGCTCGAAATCACCGCACGCCAGTTGCACGAACGTATGGAATTCCAGAAAACGGCATTTGCCAAACAGTTCCCGTTGCTGATGTCGGCCTTGTGGCTGGGCTGCGAAAAGCTGAAACCCAATGACACGATAGCCTCCGTCATCAATCAAGGCACATTGGGCATCGGCTTCATCGGACTGGCAGAATGCCTCGTCGCACTTCTCGGAAAACACCACGGAGAATCGGAAGAAGCCCAGGAATTAGGAGTGAAAATCGTAACTTACATGCGCGACCGCGCCAACCAGTTCTCCGAACAGTACCAGCACAATTACAGCATACTTGCCACCCCCGCCGAAGGATTATCGGGCAAGTTCACCCGTATTGACCGTAAAAAATTCGGGATGCTGCCGGGCATCACAGACCGTGAATATTACACCAACTCCAACCATGTGCCCGTATATTACAAGTGCAGCGCCCGCCACAAAGCGGAGGTGGAAGCTCCTTACCACGACCTCACACGCGGCGGCCACATCTTCTATGTGGAGATTGACGGCGATGCCACCCACAATCCGGAAGTCATCATGCGTGTAGTAGATATGATGGACCAATACAACATAGGTTACGGCTCCGTAAACCACAACCGCAACCGATGCCTGGAATGCGGCTACGAGAACTCGACTCCGAACCTGGAAGTTTGTCCAAAATGCGGAAGCAGGCACATTGACAAGCTACAGCGCATCACCGGCTATCTGGTGGGCACAACCGACCGCTGGAACAGCGCAAAGCTGGCTGAGCTGAATGACAGGGTGATCCACAATTAA
- a CDS encoding cobalamin biosynthesis protein, with product MAKVFPPFRLDIAGAFCAPRALKDAREQYRNGRISLQTLQAVEDAEVRNLVERLKSGGMQVVSDGGFRSRDFLESWEGIHSKDGRPLTAGSALEITARIGLQRHPVFEEFAFLVSVAGEDVTVKQHIPSPAEVMTQILQRVERSCLEAAYPDIRLLSDDITACYKILLDRLYDAGCRYIQFDGVHSVVMEETIRLNNRVLRERPGGMYVAFHAPTEMLVQLHGADAYFLNYDCGSCDRNRLLWFLHEKEAVFGFVLSRYPHEDELDELQAKTENVLNYIPLKRFTLCLPDANALLSPSDADEEEQWETVRLGMMMARRIFC from the coding sequence ATGGCAAAAGTATTTCCTCCGTTCAGATTGGATATTGCCGGAGCTTTTTGTGCGCCTCGCGCGCTGAAAGATGCCCGTGAGCAATATCGCAACGGGCGGATAAGCCTGCAAACCTTGCAGGCGGTTGAAGATGCAGAAGTACGCAACCTTGTGGAACGGCTGAAGTCGGGAGGCATGCAAGTTGTTTCCGATGGCGGTTTCCGGAGCCGTGACTTTCTGGAAAGCTGGGAAGGGATACATTCAAAGGATGGACGGCCCCTCACAGCAGGATCTGCCCTGGAGATTACCGCCCGGATCGGATTGCAACGGCATCCCGTATTTGAGGAGTTTGCTTTCCTCGTTTCCGTGGCGGGTGAGGACGTGACGGTCAAGCAGCATATACCCTCGCCGGCAGAAGTGATGACGCAGATACTTCAGCGTGTGGAACGGAGTTGCTTGGAGGCCGCCTATCCGGACATCCGCCTCCTGTCCGATGACATCACCGCCTGTTATAAGATACTGCTGGACAGACTTTATGATGCCGGTTGCCGCTATATCCAGTTTGACGGTGTGCATTCCGTGGTTATGGAAGAAACGATTCGTCTCAACAACCGCGTCTTGCGCGAGCGTCCCGGCGGAATGTATGTGGCTTTCCATGCTCCTACGGAGATGCTGGTGCAGTTGCATGGCGCCGACGCCTATTTCCTGAACTACGATTGCGGCTCTTGCGACCGCAACCGCTTGTTATGGTTCCTACATGAGAAGGAGGCGGTGTTCGGTTTTGTGCTTTCCCGTTATCCCCATGAAGACGAGTTGGACGAGCTTCAGGCCAAGACGGAGAATGTCTTGAATTATATTCCTCTGAAACGTTTCACTCTGTGCCTGCCCGATGCCAATGCGCTTCTTTCCCCCTCGGATGCCGATGAGGAAGAACAGTGGGAAACCGTGCGGCTGGGGATGATGATGGCGCGGCGTATATTTTGCTGA
- a CDS encoding TlpA disulfide reductase family protein — MRKVVYLLAAAAIFAACNGGNKGYTVTGTVEGAADGDTVYLETVEGRQFVKLDSAIIKDGKFTFKGAQDTTANRYISYKAAGKDGMAIDFFLENGKISINLSPGENDSATGTPNNDAYQEIRTKIGGLNRQMMDIYNSMSDSTLTDEQREAKGKEMETLQEKMIETTKEGIKKNITNPVGIQLLKQNFYYMEIADLEPLMPQIPAAYSNDETIIKIKENVEKMKATAVGQKFTDFEMQTPEGKTVKMSDYVGKGKVVLIDFWASWCGPCRREMPNLVEAYKKYKNKNFEIVGVSLDQSGDSWKEAIKKLNITWPQMSDLKYWNCEGAKLYAVSSIPHTVLIDGDGIILARGLHGDELQQKLAEVIK, encoded by the coding sequence ATGAGAAAAGTTGTTTATCTACTCGCCGCTGCCGCCATATTTGCGGCCTGTAACGGCGGAAACAAGGGCTACACCGTAACCGGAACCGTAGAAGGAGCCGCCGATGGAGACACCGTGTATCTGGAAACCGTCGAAGGACGCCAATTCGTCAAATTAGACTCAGCCATCATCAAAGACGGCAAATTCACCTTCAAAGGTGCGCAAGACACCACAGCCAACCGCTATATCTCTTATAAAGCAGCCGGCAAGGACGGCATGGCAATCGATTTCTTCCTCGAAAACGGAAAAATCAGTATCAACCTGAGCCCCGGAGAAAACGACTCGGCCACCGGCACGCCCAACAATGACGCATATCAGGAAATCAGAACCAAAATCGGCGGGCTGAACCGCCAAATGATGGACATATACAACTCCATGTCCGACTCCACCCTAACCGACGAGCAGCGTGAGGCCAAAGGCAAGGAAATGGAAACCTTGCAGGAGAAAATGATAGAAACCACCAAAGAGGGAATCAAAAAAAATATCACAAACCCGGTGGGTATCCAACTGCTGAAGCAGAATTTCTATTACATGGAAATAGCTGACCTCGAACCTCTGATGCCGCAGATTCCGGCAGCTTACAGCAACGACGAGACAATCATCAAAATAAAAGAAAACGTAGAAAAAATGAAAGCCACTGCTGTGGGACAGAAATTTACAGACTTCGAGATGCAGACTCCGGAGGGAAAAACGGTGAAAATGTCCGATTATGTAGGCAAAGGCAAAGTAGTGCTTATAGACTTCTGGGCAAGCTGGTGCGGCCCCTGCCGCCGCGAAATGCCCAATCTGGTAGAGGCTTACAAAAAATACAAGAACAAGAATTTTGAAATAGTCGGTGTTTCTTTAGACCAAAGCGGTGACTCTTGGAAGGAAGCCATCAAGAAACTGAACATCACTTGGCCGCAAATGTCCGACCTGAAATACTGGAATTGCGAAGGCGCCAAGTTGTATGCCGTAAGCAGCATTCCTCACACTGTACTGATTGACGGTGACGGAATTATCCTTGCACGCGGTCTGCACGGTGACGAGCTGCAACAGAAATTAGCCGAAGTGATCAAATAA
- a CDS encoding 30S ribosomal protein S16 yields MATKIRLQRNGRKNYAFYSIVIADVRAPRDGKFIEKIGTFNPNTNPATVDLKFDRALDWVLKGAQPTDTVRTILSREGVYMKKHLLGGVTKGAFGEAEAEAKFEAWKNNKQNGLAALKAKDEEAKKAETKARLEAEKKINEEKAKVLAEKKAAEEAAKAAAEAPAEAPATEAAETPAEEAAAEQQ; encoded by the coding sequence ATGGCAACAAAAATCAGATTGCAAAGAAATGGACGTAAGAACTACGCTTTCTACTCCATCGTTATTGCAGACGTAAGAGCACCACGTGATGGTAAATTTATTGAGAAGATTGGAACTTTCAACCCCAACACCAATCCTGCCACAGTAGATTTGAAGTTCGACCGCGCGCTTGACTGGGTATTGAAAGGTGCACAACCGACGGACACCGTTCGTACCATCCTCTCCCGCGAAGGCGTTTACATGAAGAAGCACCTTTTGGGTGGCGTAACCAAAGGCGCATTCGGCGAAGCAGAAGCAGAAGCCAAGTTTGAGGCATGGAAGAACAACAAGCAAAACGGCCTGGCTGCCCTGAAAGCCAAAGACGAAGAAGCCAAGAAAGCTGAAACCAAAGCACGTCTGGAAGCCGAAAAGAAAATAAACGAAGAAAAGGCCAAAGTATTGGCTGAAAAGAAAGCCGCTGAAGAAGCCGCCAAAGCCGCTGCCGAAGCACCTGCCGAAGCACCTGCAACCGAAGCCGCAGAAACTCCGGCCGAAGAAGCTGCCGCCGAACAACAGTAA
- a CDS encoding Na+/H+ antiporter NhaC family protein yields the protein MPLTTNTTQKPEGGWWTLSPLMVFLCLYLATSLLANDFYKMPITVAFLLSSCYAIAITRGLKLEQRVYQFSVGASNKNIMLMVWIFILAGAFAQSAKQMGAIDATVNLTLHILPDNLLLAGIFIAACFISLSIGTSVGTIVALTPVAVGLAEKTGTDLPYMVAIVVGGSFFGDNLSFISDTTIASTKTQNCVMRDKFRANFMIVIPAALIVLCFYIFRGLSVSAPAQVQEIEWIKVIPYLIVLGTAVAGVNVMLVLLLGIVSTGIIGICTATGLTGIGATPTEGVAASTSFFDWFGAMGTGITGMGELIIITLLAGGMLETIRYNGGIDFIISRLTRHVKGKRGAEFSIAALVSIANLCTANNTIAIITTGPIAKDIALRFHLDRRKTASILDTFSCLVQGLIPYGAQMLIAAGLAGISPLSIIGNLYYPFCMGACAILAILVRYPKRYS from the coding sequence ATGCCACTGACAACAAATACAACCCAAAAGCCCGAAGGCGGCTGGTGGACACTCAGCCCACTGATGGTTTTCCTCTGCCTCTATCTGGCAACTTCCCTCCTGGCGAACGACTTTTATAAAATGCCCATCACCGTGGCATTCCTGCTGTCCTCCTGCTACGCCATCGCCATCACACGGGGGTTGAAGCTGGAGCAGCGCGTCTATCAGTTCTCAGTAGGCGCCAGCAACAAGAATATCATGCTCATGGTATGGATCTTCATCCTTGCCGGAGCATTCGCGCAAAGCGCCAAACAAATGGGCGCCATCGACGCCACCGTGAACCTCACCCTGCACATCCTGCCGGACAACCTGCTGCTGGCAGGCATATTCATTGCCGCATGCTTCATCTCATTGTCCATAGGCACGAGCGTGGGCACTATCGTTGCCCTGACCCCCGTAGCCGTAGGGCTGGCCGAAAAGACGGGAACAGACCTTCCCTATATGGTAGCCATCGTGGTGGGCGGCTCTTTCTTCGGCGATAATCTCTCGTTCATTTCGGACACGACAATCGCCTCGACCAAAACGCAGAATTGCGTAATGAGGGACAAGTTCAGAGCGAACTTCATGATTGTGATTCCGGCCGCGCTCATCGTGCTGTGCTTTTACATCTTCCGGGGCTTATCCGTATCGGCCCCTGCACAGGTGCAGGAGATAGAATGGATTAAAGTGATCCCCTACCTCATCGTGCTGGGCACAGCCGTGGCAGGAGTCAACGTAATGCTGGTCCTACTGCTGGGCATCGTATCTACCGGCATCATAGGAATCTGCACGGCAACCGGCCTTACCGGCATAGGCGCGACTCCCACAGAGGGTGTAGCTGCAAGCACCTCATTCTTCGACTGGTTCGGAGCCATGGGCACAGGCATCACGGGGATGGGAGAGCTCATCATCATCACCCTGCTGGCGGGCGGCATGCTGGAAACCATCCGCTACAACGGAGGCATAGACTTCATCATCTCCCGCCTCACCCGCCACGTCAAAGGCAAGCGGGGGGCGGAATTCAGCATAGCCGCCCTCGTCAGCATCGCCAACCTCTGCACTGCCAACAATACAATAGCCATCATCACCACCGGACCGATCGCCAAAGACATCGCCCTGCGTTTCCACCTTGACCGCAGAAAGACGGCGAGCATACTGGACACCTTTTCGTGCCTCGTGCAAGGGCTGATACCCTACGGAGCGCAAATGCTGATCGCCGCCGGACTGGCCGGCATCTCCCCACTCAGCATCATAGGCAATCTGTACTACCCGTTCTGCATGGGAGCGTGCGCGATACTGGCCATCCTGGTGAGATATCCAAAGAGGTACTCGTGA
- a CDS encoding LacI family DNA-binding transcriptional regulator: MAERIRIKDIAKMADVSVGTVDRVIHGRSGVSESSRKRVEEILKQLDYQPNMYASALASNKKYTFACLLPQHEKGEYWTEVEAGINEAVTTYSDFNVAVWISYYDPYDYRSFAEASQSILALKPDGVMFAPTVPQYTKLFTDGLTEHDIPYIYIDSDIKEEPALSFFGQNSHQSGYFAARMLMLIAGEDALEIVIFRKINEGIVGSNQQERREIGFREYMQKHHPACRIWDLDLHAKRDSEDSQMLDEFFTKHPAVKNGITFNSKAYIIGEYLLKKQKKDFNLMGYDLLQRNVECLKRGSIFFLIAQQPALQGFDGIKTLCEHLILKKEVTRENFMPIDLLTKENIEFYYNK, encoded by the coding sequence ATGGCAGAAAGAATAAGAATAAAAGACATCGCCAAGATGGCAGATGTGTCAGTAGGTACTGTGGACCGTGTGATTCATGGGCGAAGCGGTGTTTCCGAATCCAGCAGGAAACGGGTGGAAGAGATTCTGAAGCAGTTGGACTATCAGCCCAACATGTACGCCAGCGCGCTGGCCTCCAATAAGAAATACACATTTGCCTGCCTGCTGCCCCAACATGAGAAAGGAGAATACTGGACAGAGGTGGAGGCAGGCATAAACGAGGCCGTGACGACTTACTCCGATTTCAATGTTGCCGTGTGGATTTCCTATTATGACCCCTACGATTACCGTTCGTTCGCCGAAGCTTCCCAAAGCATTCTGGCACTGAAACCTGACGGGGTAATGTTTGCACCCACCGTCCCGCAATACACCAAGTTGTTTACGGACGGACTGACAGAGCATGACATACCTTATATATATATAGACTCGGACATCAAGGAGGAGCCCGCCCTCTCCTTCTTCGGGCAGAACTCGCACCAAAGCGGATATTTTGCCGCCCGCATGCTGATGCTGATTGCCGGCGAAGATGCCCTTGAAATCGTTATTTTCCGCAAGATAAACGAAGGGATCGTGGGATCGAACCAGCAGGAACGGCGCGAGATAGGCTTCCGTGAATATATGCAGAAGCACCATCCCGCATGCCGCATCTGGGATCTGGACCTGCATGCCAAGCGCGACAGTGAGGATTCGCAGATGCTGGACGAGTTCTTCACGAAGCATCCGGCCGTGAAAAACGGCATCACTTTCAACTCGAAAGCATATATCATCGGGGAATATTTGCTGAAGAAGCAAAAAAAGGACTTCAACCTCATGGGCTATGATTTGCTGCAACGCAACGTAGAGTGCCTGAAAAGAGGCAGCATATTCTTTCTCATCGCACAGCAGCCTGCGCTGCAAGGCTTCGATGGCATAAAGACCCTGTGCGAGCATCTTATCCTGAAAAAAGAGGTGACAAGAGAGAACTTCATGCCGATTGACCTGCTGACAAAGGAAAATATTGAGTTTTATTACAATAAATGA
- a CDS encoding sugar kinase, translated as MGKKVVTLGEIMLRLSTPGNTRFVQSDSFNVVYGGGEANVAVSCANYGHDAYFVTKLPKHEIGQSAVNALCKYGVKTDFIARGGDRVGIYYLETGASMRPSKVIYDRAHSAVAEADPSDFDFDAIMEGAHWFHWSGITPAISDKAAELTRLACEAAKRHGVTVSVDLNFRKKLWTKEKAQSIMKPLMQFVDVCIGNEEDAELCLGFKPEADVEGGKTDAEGYKGIFKAMAREFGFKYVVSTLRESFSATHNGWKAMIYNGEEFYESKRYDINPIIDRVGGGDSFSGGIIHGLLTKTDQGAALEFAVAASALKHTVNGDFNLVSAEEVEALAGGDASGRVQR; from the coding sequence ATGGGAAAGAAAGTAGTTACATTGGGTGAAATCATGCTGAGGCTGTCCACTCCGGGAAACACCCGTTTTGTGCAGTCCGATTCTTTTAATGTGGTATATGGTGGCGGTGAAGCCAACGTCGCTGTCAGTTGTGCCAACTACGGGCATGATGCTTATTTTGTAACCAAATTGCCGAAGCACGAAATCGGACAGTCGGCAGTAAACGCACTGTGCAAGTATGGTGTAAAGACGGATTTCATAGCTCGTGGAGGTGACCGCGTGGGCATTTACTATCTTGAAACCGGCGCTTCCATGCGCCCGAGCAAGGTTATTTACGACCGTGCACATTCTGCCGTTGCAGAGGCCGACCCTTCGGATTTTGATTTTGACGCCATTATGGAAGGTGCGCACTGGTTTCACTGGTCGGGCATCACTCCCGCCATCTCCGACAAGGCTGCCGAACTGACCCGCCTGGCCTGTGAAGCTGCCAAGCGCCACGGTGTCACGGTATCTGTTGACCTTAATTTCCGCAAGAAACTCTGGACGAAAGAAAAGGCCCAGTCCATTATGAAACCGTTAATGCAGTTCGTGGACGTCTGCATCGGCAACGAAGAAGATGCGGAACTCTGCCTCGGCTTCAAGCCTGAGGCAGATGTGGAAGGCGGCAAGACGGATGCTGAAGGCTACAAGGGCATCTTCAAGGCTATGGCCAGGGAATTCGGTTTCAAATATGTCGTCTCCACCTTACGAGAATCGTTCTCCGCAACCCACAACGGCTGGAAGGCAATGATTTATAATGGAGAGGAATTTTACGAATCGAAGCGTTACGACATCAATCCTATCATTGACCGTGTGGGTGGCGGCGACTCTTTCTCCGGAGGCATCATCCACGGCCTGCTCACCAAGACTGACCAGGGAGCCGCCCTCGAATTTGCGGTGGCTGCATCTGCATTGAAGCATACCGTCAACGGTGACTTCAACCTCGTTTCCGCCGAAGAGGTAGAAGCATTGGCGGGAGGTGACGCAAGCGGTCGCGTGCAACGCTAA
- a CDS encoding bifunctional 4-hydroxy-2-oxoglutarate aldolase/2-dehydro-3-deoxy-phosphogluconate aldolase, whose protein sequence is MAKFDKIAVLNKIGSTGMVPVFYHKDAEVAKKVVKACYEGGVRAFEFTNRGDFAHEVFAEVVKFAAKECPEIAVGVGSVVDPATAALYLQLGADFVVGPLFNPEIAKICNRRLVAYTPGCGSVSEVGFAQEAGCDLCKIFPGDVLGAKLVKGLLAPMPWSKLMVTGGVEPTRENLTSWIGAGVFCVGMGSKLFPKDKVSAEDWTYVTEKCKEALAYIAEARG, encoded by the coding sequence ATGGCAAAATTTGATAAGATAGCCGTATTGAACAAGATTGGTTCTACCGGCATGGTTCCAGTATTCTACCATAAGGATGCAGAAGTGGCAAAGAAAGTAGTGAAAGCCTGCTATGAAGGCGGTGTGCGCGCATTCGAGTTTACCAACCGGGGCGACTTTGCCCATGAAGTATTTGCGGAAGTTGTGAAATTTGCGGCGAAAGAATGCCCGGAAATAGCTGTGGGCGTAGGTTCTGTCGTTGATCCTGCCACGGCTGCCTTGTACTTGCAGTTGGGAGCCGATTTTGTTGTGGGTCCTTTGTTCAATCCTGAGATAGCCAAGATCTGCAACCGTCGCCTGGTGGCCTATACTCCGGGATGCGGAAGCGTTTCGGAAGTGGGCTTTGCGCAGGAAGCCGGTTGCGACCTCTGTAAGATTTTCCCCGGCGACGTATTGGGCGCTAAACTCGTGAAAGGGCTATTGGCCCCGATGCCCTGGTCTAAATTGATGGTTACGGGCGGTGTAGAGCCCACTCGGGAGAATCTGACTTCATGGATCGGAGCAGGCGTGTTCTGTGTGGGCATGGGTTCCAAGCTATTTCCCAAAGATAAGGTTTCCGCCGAAGACTGGACTTACGTTACTGAAAAATGCAAGGAAGCCTTGGCTTATATTGCGGAAGCAAGAGGATAG
- a CDS encoding glycosyltransferase: MEQILIIFDWILYILFAVNVVYLLVYSLASLCRKPSVPLPADDYKRFAVLIAAYREDAVIMATVHSCLAQDYPSDKYDVVIISDHMLPETNSALSGLSVKLLQVDFEKSTNTKSLKAALEYLDEDDYDVALIIDADNIIGPSYLSEVNNAFAVSGVQVVQSHRIAKNLNTDMAYLDAVSEEINNSIFRLGHANLGMSAALIGSGMAFEYPLFRAAMMSNTSVGGFDRVLEMKLLYQGVRFHYLPDTCVKDEKIQKAHSFYQQRRRWLSAQYYSLGEFMHHLLPALCARKWDFCDKLYQQASFSRVLLLGFTFIISLVYSLCASPSAYKWWCIFILLLLALALAVPRYFWKWRLFKALCLVPSSFVLMFFNLFRLGEANKKFIHTAHGVD, translated from the coding sequence GTGGAACAGATATTAATTATATTTGACTGGATTCTATACATCCTGTTCGCCGTAAATGTAGTGTATTTGCTGGTGTATAGTTTAGCTTCGTTGTGCCGTAAACCTTCTGTGCCCTTACCGGCCGACGATTATAAACGTTTTGCAGTGCTTATTGCCGCCTATCGTGAAGATGCGGTTATTATGGCCACCGTACATTCCTGTCTGGCGCAGGACTATCCGAGTGACAAGTATGATGTCGTGATTATCTCCGACCACATGCTGCCCGAGACAAATTCAGCCTTGTCCGGGCTTTCCGTTAAATTGCTTCAGGTCGATTTCGAGAAAAGTACGAATACCAAATCCTTGAAGGCGGCTCTTGAGTATCTGGATGAGGACGACTATGACGTGGCATTGATAATAGATGCGGATAACATCATCGGCCCTTCCTATCTGTCCGAAGTGAACAATGCCTTTGCCGTTTCCGGCGTTCAAGTGGTGCAGTCCCACCGCATAGCCAAGAACCTGAATACGGACATGGCTTATCTGGACGCCGTCAGCGAGGAAATCAATAATTCCATATTTCGTTTGGGACATGCCAATCTGGGCATGTCGGCCGCTCTGATCGGTTCGGGCATGGCCTTCGAGTACCCCCTGTTTCGTGCTGCGATGATGAGCAACACTTCGGTGGGAGGCTTCGACCGTGTGCTTGAGATGAAGCTTCTTTACCAGGGGGTACGTTTCCACTATTTGCCCGACACCTGTGTAAAGGATGAGAAGATACAGAAAGCGCATAGCTTTTATCAGCAACGCCGCCGTTGGTTGTCCGCCCAATATTACAGTCTGGGCGAATTCATGCATCATCTTCTTCCCGCCCTCTGTGCCCGAAAATGGGATTTCTGCGACAAGCTTTATCAGCAGGCCTCTTTTTCGCGTGTGCTGTTATTGGGATTCACGTTTATAATTTCTCTTGTATATTCCTTGTGTGCCTCTCCGTCGGCATATAAGTGGTGGTGCATTTTCATCCTGTTGCTGCTGGCCCTTGCTCTTGCTGTTCCCCGTTATTTCTGGAAGTGGCGTTTGTTCAAGGCCTTGTGCTTGGTTCCTTCTTCCTTCGTGCTGATGTTCTTCAATCTATTCCGATTGGGAGAAGCCAACAAAAAATTCATTCATACGGCACATGGGGTAGATTAA